A single region of the Rhizobium sp. ARZ01 genome encodes:
- a CDS encoding transglutaminase-like cysteine peptidase produces the protein MARMIGAKAIFVAFTALFVSSSAAFTAPASALAMRTGGVTSQPIGHYEFCQTHRSECAAGQRDPGAAKVTSFGWKMIREINDTVNRDITPMTDKELFGADEHWAFPDLAGDCEDFVLLKRRKLIEQGFAPADLLITVVRKPDGEGHAVLTMRTTEGDFILDNLENEVKRWTETPYRYLKRQASFHPGRWVSIENGDAVMVSSVDK, from the coding sequence ATGGCGCGAATGATTGGTGCTAAGGCTATTTTTGTGGCGTTCACAGCCTTGTTCGTATCGTCTTCCGCCGCCTTCACCGCTCCTGCTTCCGCCCTGGCGATGCGCACGGGCGGCGTCACTTCCCAGCCGATCGGCCACTACGAATTCTGCCAGACGCACCGTTCGGAATGCGCGGCCGGACAACGCGATCCGGGCGCAGCAAAGGTAACATCCTTCGGCTGGAAGATGATCCGCGAGATCAACGACACGGTGAATCGCGACATCACGCCGATGACCGACAAGGAGTTGTTCGGCGCGGACGAGCACTGGGCCTTCCCCGATCTGGCGGGCGATTGTGAAGATTTCGTCCTTCTGAAGCGCCGCAAACTGATCGAGCAGGGTTTCGCACCCGCCGACCTCCTCATCACCGTTGTGCGCAAGCCTGATGGCGAAGGGCATGCAGTCCTTACCATGCGCACGACGGAGGGGGACTTCATTCTCGACAATCTTGAAAACGAGGTGAAGCGCTGGACCGAGACACCCTATCGCTACCTGAAGCGCCAGGCGTCGTTCCATCCAGGTCGCTGGGTCTCGATCGAGAACGGCGATGCTGTCATGGTGTCGTCGGTCGACAAGTAA
- the pheS gene encoding phenylalanine--tRNA ligase subunit alpha — protein MSDLDTLKQTLLADVAAAGDEAAIEGVRVAALGKKGSVSELLKTLGTMTPEERQTRGAAINALKNELTDAITARKSELRDAAIAARLAAETVDVSLPVRQSPAERGRIHPISQIIDEITAIFADMGFSIAEGPDIETDYYNFTALNFPEGHPAREMHDTFFFPPDQNGERKVLRTHTSPVQVRTMEAQKPPIRIIIPGKTYRQDSDATHSPMFHQVEGLVIDKKANVANMRWVLEEFCKAFFEVDSVTMRFRPSFFPFTEPSFEVDIQCDRSSGPIVKFGEGTDWMEILGCGMVHPNVLRAGGLDPDDYQGFAWGMGLDRIAMLKYGMPDLRDFFNADVRWMNHYGFRPLDVPTLFGGLSA, from the coding sequence ATGTCCGATCTCGATACCTTGAAACAGACCCTGTTAGCGGACGTCGCGGCCGCTGGCGATGAAGCCGCCATCGAGGGCGTGCGCGTTGCCGCCCTCGGCAAGAAGGGCTCCGTCTCCGAACTGCTGAAGACGCTTGGCACCATGACGCCGGAAGAGCGCCAGACGCGCGGTGCGGCGATCAACGCGCTGAAGAACGAACTGACGGACGCGATCACCGCCCGCAAGAGCGAACTGCGCGATGCGGCGATCGCTGCCCGGCTCGCCGCCGAAACGGTCGATGTCAGCCTGCCGGTGCGCCAGTCGCCCGCCGAGCGTGGCCGCATCCACCCGATCAGCCAGATCATCGACGAGATCACCGCGATCTTCGCCGACATGGGCTTCTCCATCGCCGAAGGCCCGGATATCGAGACCGACTATTATAACTTCACCGCGCTGAACTTCCCCGAAGGCCATCCGGCGCGCGAGATGCACGATACCTTCTTCTTCCCGCCGGATCAGAACGGCGAGCGCAAGGTGCTGCGCACCCACACCTCGCCGGTGCAGGTTCGCACGATGGAAGCGCAGAAGCCGCCGATCCGCATCATCATCCCCGGGAAAACCTACCGACAGGACTCGGACGCGACCCACTCGCCGATGTTCCATCAGGTCGAGGGCCTGGTGATCGACAAAAAAGCGAACGTCGCCAACATGCGCTGGGTGCTGGAAGAGTTCTGCAAGGCCTTTTTCGAGGTCGACAGCGTCACCATGCGCTTCCGCCCGTCCTTCTTCCCCTTCACCGAGCCGTCCTTCGAGGTCGACATCCAGTGCGACCGCTCGTCCGGCCCGATCGTCAAGTTCGGTGAGGGCACAGACTGGATGGAGATCCTTGGCTGCGGCATGGTGCATCCGAACGTGCTGCGGGCCGGTGGGCTCGATCCGGACGATTACCAGGGCTTTGCCTGGGGCATGGGGCTCGACCGCATCGCCATGCTGAAATACGGCATGCCGGACCTGCGCGACTTCTTCAACGCCGATGTCCGCTGGATGAACCACTACGGCTTCCGCCCGCTCGACGTGCCGACCCTGTTCGGCGGCCTCAGTGCATAA
- a CDS encoding glutathione S-transferase family protein, translating to MTERTFTLVSHHLCPYVQRAAIALEEKGVGFERIYIDLSAKPDWFLGVSPLGKVPLLRIDDSNGRQVLFESAAICEFLEEVLPGPRMHPTDPFVRARHRGWMEFGSNLLADIWVFETTIDTQTFAAKRQALASKFVQIEAELHDGGPFFGGVDFSLVDAVFAPIFRYFDVFDTIADHGVFDGLMRVPAWRRSLAARASVRSAVTADYPERLMDFLRKHNAIMLKGGSIAA from the coding sequence ATGACTGAACGCACGTTCACTCTCGTCAGCCACCATCTCTGCCCCTACGTTCAGCGCGCAGCGATTGCACTTGAAGAGAAAGGAGTTGGCTTCGAGCGCATTTATATCGATCTTTCGGCCAAACCTGACTGGTTCCTCGGCGTATCCCCGCTCGGCAAGGTTCCGCTTCTTCGCATCGATGACAGTAACGGGCGGCAGGTGCTCTTCGAAAGCGCGGCGATCTGCGAATTTCTGGAGGAGGTGCTGCCGGGGCCGCGGATGCATCCGACCGATCCGTTTGTCCGGGCACGTCACCGCGGCTGGATGGAGTTCGGCTCCAACCTCCTTGCCGACATCTGGGTGTTCGAGACGACCATTGACACACAGACCTTTGCCGCAAAGCGTCAGGCACTCGCCTCAAAATTCGTCCAGATCGAAGCGGAGTTGCACGATGGTGGCCCATTCTTCGGCGGCGTGGACTTCAGCTTAGTTGATGCCGTCTTTGCGCCGATCTTCCGGTATTTCGACGTCTTCGACACGATCGCCGATCACGGCGTATTCGACGGATTGATGCGCGTGCCTGCGTGGCGCAGAAGTCTCGCGGCTCGGGCGAGCGTCAGGAGCGCCGTGACGGCGGATTATCCCGAACGGCTCATGGATTTTTTGAGGAAGCACAATGCCATCATGCTGAAGGGTGGCTCCATCGCCGCGTGA
- a CDS encoding aminopeptidase, whose protein sequence is MNAPLRNAIAPVDPVKLEKLAEVAVKVGLQLQKGQDLVITAPIAALPLARLITKHAYISGAGLVSTFYADEEATLARYRHAPEESFDRATDWLYEGMAKAYANGAARLAIAGDNPMLLSGEDPSKVARANKANSMAYKPALEKIANFDINWNIVSYPNPSWAKLVFPNDPEDVAVEKLANAIFAASRVDVADPVGAWEAHNTNLRSRSAWLNGERFSALHFRGPGTDLTVGLADGHEWHGGASVAKNNVTCNPNIPTEEVFTTPHALRVEGFVASTKPLSHQGTLIDDIRVRFESGRIVEAHASKGEAVLNKVLDTDEGARRLGEVALVPHSSPISASGLLFYNTLFDENAACHIALGQCYSKCFVDGANLAPEQITAQGGNSSLIHIDWMIGSGQIDIDGVRADGGRTPVMRAGEWA, encoded by the coding sequence ATGAACGCACCGCTTCGTAACGCAATCGCCCCGGTCGATCCAGTCAAGCTTGAAAAGCTCGCTGAGGTGGCCGTGAAGGTTGGGCTTCAGTTGCAAAAGGGGCAGGACCTGGTGATCACGGCCCCGATCGCCGCCCTTCCGCTGGCTCGCCTCATTACCAAGCATGCCTACATTTCCGGCGCAGGCCTCGTCAGCACCTTCTATGCCGACGAAGAGGCGACCCTGGCACGCTACCGCCACGCGCCGGAAGAGAGCTTCGACCGGGCGACCGATTGGCTCTACGAGGGCATGGCGAAAGCCTATGCCAACGGAGCCGCGCGTCTTGCAATCGCAGGCGACAATCCGATGCTCCTGTCCGGCGAGGACCCGTCGAAGGTGGCGCGCGCCAACAAGGCAAACTCCATGGCCTACAAGCCGGCGCTGGAGAAGATCGCCAATTTCGACATCAACTGGAACATCGTTTCCTATCCGAACCCGTCCTGGGCCAAACTGGTCTTCCCGAACGATCCAGAAGACGTGGCGGTCGAAAAACTCGCCAATGCGATCTTCGCCGCCTCTCGCGTGGACGTTGCAGATCCGGTCGGCGCCTGGGAAGCGCACAACACCAACCTGCGCAGTCGCTCGGCCTGGCTGAACGGCGAACGCTTTTCGGCCCTGCATTTCAGGGGGCCGGGCACTGATCTGACCGTGGGCCTGGCCGACGGCCACGAATGGCATGGCGGCGCCTCGGTCGCCAAGAATAACGTCACCTGCAATCCGAACATCCCGACCGAGGAGGTCTTCACGACGCCGCATGCGCTGCGGGTGGAAGGTTTCGTCGCAAGCACCAAGCCGCTTTCGCACCAGGGCACGCTGATCGACGACATCCGCGTCCGCTTCGAGAGTGGCCGCATCGTCGAAGCGCACGCCTCGAAGGGCGAGGCGGTGCTCAACAAGGTGCTGGATACGGATGAGGGCGCGCGCCGTCTCGGCGAGGTGGCGCTGGTGCCGCATTCCTCACCGATCTCGGCGAGCGGGCTTCTGTTCTACAATACCCTCTTCGACGAGAATGCCGCCTGCCACATCGCCCTCGGCCAGTGCTATTCCAAGTGCTTCGTCGACGGCGCAAATCTGGCGCCGGAGCAGATCACGGCGCAAGGCGGCAATTCGAGCCTCATCCATATCGACTGGATGATCGGCTCGGGCCAGATCGACATCGACGGCGTCAGGGCCGATGGTGGCCGCACGCCGGTGATGCGCGCCGGCGAGTGGGCCTGA
- a CDS encoding DoxX family protein, translating to MHQQSLTAYGTALLRVSLGAMYLAHSILLKLLTYGLDGTAGYFVSIGLPAWLAYLTFAAEAVGGVMLVVGIHTRYVALALVPALLGAIIWAHGANGWVFTAPSGGWEYPLFLIAVSFAQALLGDGALALRPSRPLATAPVH from the coding sequence ATGCACCAGCAATCACTTACCGCCTACGGCACGGCTCTGCTGCGCGTGAGCCTTGGAGCCATGTATCTGGCGCACAGCATCCTTTTGAAACTTCTGACCTACGGGCTCGATGGCACGGCTGGCTATTTCGTCTCAATTGGTCTGCCAGCTTGGCTGGCCTATCTCACCTTCGCAGCGGAAGCTGTCGGGGGCGTGATGCTGGTGGTCGGCATCCACACACGTTACGTCGCCCTTGCGCTGGTACCCGCGCTGCTGGGGGCGATCATTTGGGCGCACGGCGCTAACGGCTGGGTCTTTACCGCGCCAAGCGGCGGTTGGGAGTATCCGCTCTTCCTCATCGCTGTTTCGTTTGCGCAGGCGCTGCTCGGCGACGGTGCCCTCGCCTTGCGGCCGTCACGTCCGCTCGCGACCGCCCCTGTACACTGA
- the infC gene encoding translation initiation factor IF-3 gives MRRPFKADAPVKDGPRSNREIRIPRVQLIDAEGTNHGIVPTDQALRMAEDAGLDLVEISPNTDPPVCKILDLGKLKYANQKKAAEARKKQKIVEVKEIKMRPNIDTHDYDVKMKAMNRFFEEGDKVKVTLKFRGREMAHQELGMKLLLQVKEDTVGIAKVEAEPKLEGRQMMMVLAPK, from the coding sequence ATTCGCAGACCCTTCAAAGCGGACGCACCGGTCAAGGACGGCCCGCGTTCAAACCGAGAAATCCGGATACCCCGGGTTCAGCTCATTGATGCCGAAGGCACGAACCACGGCATTGTTCCCACCGATCAGGCCCTTCGCATGGCGGAAGACGCCGGCCTGGATCTCGTGGAGATTTCCCCGAACACCGATCCTCCGGTGTGCAAGATTCTCGATCTCGGCAAGCTGAAATACGCCAATCAGAAGAAGGCGGCAGAGGCGCGCAAGAAGCAGAAGATCGTCGAGGTCAAGGAAATCAAGATGCGCCCGAACATCGACACGCATGACTACGACGTGAAGATGAAGGCGATGAACCGCTTCTTCGAAGAAGGCGACAAGGTCAAGGTGACCCTGAAATTCCGCGGCCGCGAGATGGCCCACCAGGAACTTGGCATGAAGCTCTTGCTGCAGGTCAAGGAAGATACCGTGGGTATCGCCAAGGTCGAAGCCGAGCCCAAGCTTGAAGGTCGCCAGATGATGATGGTGCTCGCTCCGAAGTGA
- a CDS encoding MarR family winged helix-turn-helix transcriptional regulator — MSKRTNLPSAEVTRAWINLMRAQRSLLTAIENDLRSAGQPPLGWYDVLWELDRAGDGRLRPYEIEERTLLAQYNLSRLIDRLEREGLVKRETFDQDGRGRWVVITEKGRSVRAAMWDIYGRSIQAHIGERLGEDKAAMLAALLSRLT, encoded by the coding sequence ATGTCGAAGAGAACAAACCTTCCTTCTGCCGAAGTCACTCGTGCCTGGATCAACTTGATGCGAGCGCAGCGAAGTCTGCTCACGGCCATTGAGAACGACCTGCGATCCGCGGGCCAGCCGCCACTTGGCTGGTACGACGTCCTTTGGGAGCTTGACCGCGCCGGAGATGGGCGACTGCGCCCCTATGAGATCGAAGAACGCACGCTGCTCGCGCAATACAATCTCTCCCGCCTAATTGACCGGCTTGAAAGGGAGGGTTTGGTCAAACGGGAAACGTTCGATCAGGATGGCCGCGGCCGATGGGTGGTGATCACCGAAAAGGGCCGTTCCGTCCGCGCAGCAATGTGGGACATCTACGGCCGATCCATACAGGCACACATCGGCGAGAGGCTTGGAGAAGATAAGGCCGCAATGCTCGCAGCGCTGCTTTCACGGCTCACTTGA
- a CDS encoding alpha/beta hydrolase, whose protein sequence is MNQNGTNESIDRLTVGAGAEGRDLAMQLLQERDGNTQPHIIWLGGYRSDMTGTKAVELARFAARLGTGCIRFDYSGHGASGGAFVDGTISRWLEETLAVLEYARTRLGTQRLLVVGSSMGGWLALRLAQELRQRGRENDLAGMVLIAPAPDFTSELIEPNLTEAERTSLAERGFFEEPTPYGPDPNIYTLKLIEDGRRNRVLDGVINTGCPIHVLQGMEDPDVPYTHSIRLMEHLSCDDAVLTLVRDGDHRLSRQEDIEKLLEAVKHLLDAS, encoded by the coding sequence ATGAACCAAAATGGAACCAACGAATCTATCGATCGGCTGACGGTGGGAGCAGGCGCGGAAGGTCGCGACCTCGCAATGCAGCTACTGCAGGAGAGAGACGGCAATACACAGCCGCATATCATCTGGCTCGGCGGCTATCGCTCGGACATGACCGGCACAAAGGCCGTCGAACTGGCTCGGTTTGCGGCACGCCTGGGCACAGGCTGCATCCGCTTTGACTATTCCGGACACGGAGCCTCGGGCGGCGCCTTTGTCGACGGCACGATTTCCCGTTGGCTCGAAGAAACGCTTGCCGTCCTCGAGTACGCCCGAACCAGACTGGGGACGCAACGCCTCCTCGTCGTCGGCTCGTCCATGGGCGGATGGCTAGCCCTTCGGCTGGCGCAGGAACTGCGACAACGCGGCCGGGAGAACGACCTCGCCGGCATGGTGCTGATCGCGCCCGCCCCGGATTTCACCAGCGAATTGATCGAGCCCAATCTGACGGAAGCCGAGCGCACATCACTTGCCGAGCGCGGCTTCTTCGAGGAGCCGACGCCCTATGGGCCCGATCCGAACATCTATACCCTGAAACTGATCGAGGACGGGCGACGTAACCGCGTGCTCGATGGCGTGATCAACACAGGCTGCCCGATCCACGTGCTGCAGGGCATGGAGGACCCCGACGTGCCCTACACGCATTCAATCCGGTTGATGGAGCATCTTTCCTGCGACGACGCGGTGCTGACGCTCGTCCGCGACGGCGATCACCGCCTGTCGCGTCAAGAGGACATCGAAAAGTTGCTCGAGGCGGTCAAACACCTGCTGGATGCGTCATGA
- a CDS encoding pyrroline-5-carboxylate reductase dimerization domain-containing protein, with product MATVGVVGGGGWLAGALLRPALAGGIVRPERLILSSRSGDVSGFDVWPRVRMTTDNAELVAESDVVMLCVRPHDLADITLDLTDKLLVSVVAGVTAEALARNFGARRIVRAMPNACAEQRLSFTPWFATDNVPDHELDFVFRFFSASGRAHGITDETQLDYFTALTGSGPAFPALFADAMIRHAIGAGIDPDVADAAVRQLFLGAGVLMAQSETTPAGLVDVFLEYQGTTAAGLTAMIESDVAAPIFKGLSAARRRVAKGSSSS from the coding sequence ATGGCGACGGTCGGTGTCGTTGGTGGCGGTGGCTGGCTTGCAGGGGCGTTGCTGCGCCCCGCGCTTGCCGGCGGCATCGTACGCCCGGAGCGCCTGATACTCTCATCCCGCTCCGGTGACGTGTCCGGTTTCGATGTCTGGCCGCGCGTCCGCATGACAACGGACAACGCCGAGCTTGTCGCGGAGTCCGACGTCGTCATGCTCTGCGTTCGTCCGCATGATCTTGCCGACATCACGCTCGACCTCACCGACAAGCTCCTCGTTTCCGTCGTCGCCGGCGTTACGGCAGAGGCGCTGGCACGTAATTTCGGCGCCAGGCGGATCGTACGCGCCATGCCGAACGCCTGCGCCGAACAGCGGCTCTCGTTCACGCCGTGGTTTGCCACCGACAATGTGCCCGACCACGAATTGGATTTCGTCTTCCGCTTCTTCTCCGCGTCCGGCCGGGCACACGGGATCACCGACGAAACGCAGTTGGACTATTTCACCGCACTGACCGGTTCGGGGCCTGCTTTCCCGGCGCTCTTTGCCGATGCAATGATCCGCCATGCGATTGGTGCCGGCATCGACCCTGACGTGGCAGACGCAGCAGTGCGCCAGCTTTTTCTCGGCGCTGGCGTATTGATGGCCCAGTCGGAGACGACGCCCGCAGGTCTCGTCGATGTCTTCCTGGAATATCAGGGAACGACTGCTGCCGGCCTGACTGCGATGATCGAGTCCGATGTGGCTGCGCCGATCTTCAAGGGGCTTTCTGCAGCGCGGCGGCGCGTGGCAAAGGGCTCTTCGTCATCCTGA
- the mbfA gene encoding iron exporter MbfA → MISRLFGPSKRSLESLSEQEILALAISAEEDDGRIYLAYAEGLRQASPHTANMLVAMAKEENEHRRLLIDMHVKRFGDSIPLVRREYIRDFPKRKPDWLVARMPVEMVRANVKAMEEAAHRFYLEAAARATDAPTRKLLGDLALAEKSHETKARFIEESEEGKAALVEEAQVERRQFILTYVQPGLAGLMDGSVSTLAPIFAAAFATQDTWQTFLVGLSASVGAGISMGFTEAAHDDGKLSGRGSPVKRGFASGIMTAIGGLGHALPYLIPHFWLATAIAAVVVFVELWTIAFIQNRFMETPFWRAAFQVVLGGSLVFACGVLIGNA, encoded by the coding sequence ATGATCTCTCGTCTTTTTGGTCCAAGCAAGCGCAGTCTCGAATCTCTCAGCGAACAGGAAATCCTGGCCCTCGCCATATCGGCGGAGGAGGACGACGGGCGCATATACCTTGCTTACGCCGAGGGTCTGCGTCAGGCCTCTCCGCATACGGCAAACATGCTGGTCGCCATGGCCAAGGAGGAAAATGAGCACCGGCGGTTGCTGATCGACATGCACGTGAAGCGTTTCGGCGACAGCATTCCCCTGGTCCGGCGCGAGTACATAAGAGATTTCCCCAAGCGTAAGCCCGACTGGCTGGTCGCCAGGATGCCGGTCGAGATGGTGCGCGCAAATGTAAAGGCGATGGAGGAGGCGGCGCACCGCTTCTATCTCGAAGCTGCGGCACGCGCGACGGACGCGCCGACGCGCAAGCTGCTTGGCGATCTGGCGCTTGCGGAAAAGAGCCACGAAACCAAGGCGCGCTTTATCGAGGAAAGTGAGGAGGGCAAGGCTGCGCTGGTAGAGGAGGCGCAGGTCGAGCGGCGCCAGTTCATCCTGACCTATGTACAACCTGGCCTGGCCGGGCTGATGGACGGCTCCGTTTCGACGCTCGCGCCGATCTTTGCGGCGGCCTTCGCTACGCAGGACACCTGGCAGACCTTTCTGGTGGGGCTTTCGGCTTCGGTTGGCGCCGGCATCTCGATGGGGTTCACGGAAGCGGCGCACGACGACGGGAAACTCTCCGGGCGCGGCTCGCCGGTTAAACGCGGCTTCGCCTCCGGTATCATGACGGCGATTGGCGGCCTCGGCCACGCGCTGCCCTATCTGATCCCGCATTTCTGGCTCGCGACTGCCATTGCCGCAGTCGTCGTCTTCGTGGAGCTATGGACGATCGCCTTCATCCAGAACCGCTTCATGGAAACACCGTTCTGGCGTGCGGCGTTCCAGGTCGTGCTTGGCGGCAGCCTGGTCTTCGCCTGCGGCGTCCTGATCGGCAACGCGTAA
- the rplT gene encoding 50S ribosomal protein L20, with protein sequence MARVKRGVTSHAKHKKTLKAAKGFYGRRKNTIRAAKAAVDRSKQYAYRDRKVNKRNFRALWIQRINAAVREFGLTYGRFIDGLNKAGIEVDRKVLSDMAIHEPAAFGALVEASKKALAYLKDGTKNEFESVVR encoded by the coding sequence ATGGCACGTGTAAAACGCGGCGTTACCTCGCACGCCAAGCACAAGAAGACGCTCAAGGCAGCCAAGGGCTTCTACGGCCGCCGCAAGAACACCATCCGCGCCGCCAAGGCCGCGGTTGACCGTTCCAAGCAGTACGCCTACCGCGACCGCAAGGTGAACAAGCGCAACTTCCGCGCTCTGTGGATCCAGCGCATCAACGCCGCCGTCCGCGAATTCGGCCTGACCTACGGCCGCTTCATCGACGGTCTGAACAAGGCCGGCATCGAAGTCGACCGCAAGGTTCTGTCCGACATGGCGATCCATGAGCCGGCAGCATTCGGCGCCCTCGTCGAAGCGTCCAAGAAGGCACTCGCCTACCTCAAGGACGGCACGAAGAATGAGTTTGAAAGCGTGGTTCGTTAA
- the ybaK gene encoding Cys-tRNA(Pro) deacylase, producing MSKTTRATQALAKAGVSFTVHAYDYDPSAEKVGMQAAVALGETPGRVLKTLMAEVDGRPVCVIVPSDREVSMKKLAAAFRGKTASMMKPADAERLTGYHVGGISPFGQRKAVPTVLEEQALAHAAVYINGGQRGLQVRLSPVDARNTLKAVAASVVA from the coding sequence ATGTCCAAGACAACGCGCGCAACGCAAGCACTGGCCAAGGCCGGTGTGTCATTCACCGTCCATGCCTATGACTACGATCCCTCGGCGGAAAAGGTGGGGATGCAGGCTGCGGTGGCACTGGGGGAAACGCCGGGCCGCGTTCTCAAGACATTGATGGCGGAAGTCGACGGTAGGCCGGTCTGTGTGATCGTGCCGTCTGACCGCGAGGTGAGCATGAAGAAACTCGCGGCCGCTTTCCGCGGTAAAACGGCAAGCATGATGAAGCCGGCCGATGCGGAGCGGCTGACAGGCTATCATGTCGGAGGCATCAGCCCCTTCGGGCAGCGCAAAGCGGTGCCGACTGTGCTCGAGGAGCAGGCCCTGGCGCACGCAGCCGTCTACATCAACGGCGGCCAGCGTGGCCTGCAGGTGCGGCTCTCGCCGGTAGATGCGCGCAATACACTGAAGGCGGTGGCAGCGTCCGTGGTGGCCTGA
- the rpmI gene encoding 50S ribosomal protein L35: MPKMKTKSSAKKRFKITATGKVVAAAAGKRHGMIKRTNKFIRDARGTMVLAEADGKKVIKNYLPNGL, from the coding sequence ATGCCCAAGATGAAGACGAAGTCGTCTGCCAAGAAGCGGTTCAAGATCACCGCGACAGGCAAGGTCGTTGCAGCTGCCGCCGGCAAGCGCCACGGCATGATCAAGCGTACCAACAAGTTCATTCGCGACGCGCGCGGAACCATGGTTCTGGCCGAAGCCGATGGCAAGAAAGTCATCAAGAACTACCTGCCGAACGGTCTCTGA
- a CDS encoding response regulator transcription factor: MDGNDYAEAGVGAVGVRGGPEPQRVMLILTNTGSVSNRLIDAVEREFPWVVVEQLEQVNAACRTFSHPVALILVDIALMREAEAASAILTRVHPNALTAVIEPNDKLQTTSLSAVVDSPLVRSVLPMDLRLDVWLSIVRLMLCGGEYLPPGSIIHTRTGDPGLPILGHYGSRQLHRKTEGNRAELTARELQILEMVSRGLQNKLIAAAFGLSENTVKIHLHNIIRKLGVHNRTEAAARFRNTQYGGARID, translated from the coding sequence TTGGACGGGAACGATTACGCCGAGGCAGGGGTTGGCGCGGTTGGTGTCAGGGGAGGACCTGAGCCGCAGCGTGTGATGCTGATCCTGACCAACACTGGAAGTGTATCGAACCGCCTCATCGATGCCGTCGAACGGGAATTTCCCTGGGTTGTTGTCGAGCAACTCGAACAGGTCAATGCCGCGTGCCGGACCTTTTCTCATCCCGTTGCCTTGATCCTTGTCGACATCGCCTTGATGAGGGAGGCTGAAGCAGCGTCCGCGATATTGACGCGCGTTCACCCGAATGCCCTGACCGCGGTCATCGAGCCGAATGACAAGCTTCAGACCACGTCGCTTTCAGCGGTCGTCGATTCACCGCTTGTCCGAAGTGTCTTGCCGATGGACCTTCGCCTGGATGTCTGGCTGTCGATTGTCCGACTGATGTTGTGCGGCGGCGAGTACCTGCCCCCGGGATCGATCATCCATACGAGAACGGGTGATCCCGGTTTGCCAATCCTAGGGCACTATGGTTCGCGGCAGCTGCACCGAAAGACTGAAGGCAACCGGGCGGAGCTGACGGCCCGGGAATTGCAGATCCTCGAAATGGTTTCCCGCGGGCTGCAAAACAAACTGATCGCTGCGGCATTCGGCCTGTCCGAAAATACGGTGAAAATTCATCTTCACAACATCATTCGCAAGCTGGGTGTTCATAACAGGACCGAAGCGGCCGCACGGTTTCGCAACACCCAATATGGTGGAGCACGAATTGATTGA